The uncultured Eubacteriales bacterium region ATATGACCGCAAAGCAGGTACTGGGCACACTGGATGAGCTAATCGGTATTCTGGGGACCTATGATATTACAACCATTCGCGCCAGCATGGGCATGTACCTCTGCTGCAAGGCCATTCATGAGCAGACGGACGTCCGGGTTTTGCTGACGGGCGAAATCAGCGATGAGCTGTTTGGCTATAAGTACACCGACTATGCGCCTACGCCGGAGGAATTCCAAAACGAGGCCAAGAAACGTATTGATGAGATTTATATGTATGACGTTCTGCGGGCAGACCGGAGCATTTCCGTCAACTCCATTGAAGCACGCGTTCCCTTTGGTGATATTGACTTTGTCCGCTACGTCATGACAATTGACCCCGCAAAAAAAATGAACGTCTACGGTAAGGGCAAATATCTGCTGCGCCATGCCTTTGAGCAGGACGGCTTCCTACCGCACAGCCTGCTTTACCGCGAGAAAGCAGCGTTTTCCGATGCTGTGGGGCATTCTATGGTGGATTACCTCAAAGAACATGCGGAAACCTTGTACACGGACGCGGATTTTGAGGAGAAGCGGCAGCAATACAGCTTTGCGCCCCCCTTCACAAAGGAAAGCCTGATGTACCGTGAGCTTTTTGAAAAGCACTATCCCGGTCAGGCGGCTATGGTCAAGGATTTCTGGATGCCTAACAAAACATGGAAGGGCTGCTCCGATGTTACCGACCCGTCTGCCCGTGTTTTGGCAAACTATGGTGACAGCGGGAAATAAGCTGCCGTGTAGTAATGCACAAATCTCTGGCATTGAGGTTCCACATGATGATTTTGGCTCACTTTTTGGTAACGTAGGCCGGGGCAAAAAATGTTCGTGCGCTGTCCGGGTAATAATATCACGAATCAATAAGTAAAAGCTGCGGAGGGGGATGTTTTTTATCCTCACTCCGCAGCTTTATTCGTTGTATCATTCGGCCTAAACAGGTGTAATCAGACAACGTTAGGCCTAAAAATCTCGCTTGAAAAATGCTCTTTTACAATGGAGGCCAGGAGTTCGGCGGTACCCGTTACACCAAACAGGCTGCTGTCCATCATCAGATGGGTATATTCCGGGTCAGAGGGTAAGTGCTTGGCATATTTTATCCAGTATCGGTCACGAGCTTTGTCAACCTTTTCAATCATCTTTTTTGCCTCTGTCGGGGACATTCCAAGGGAGTTAACACAGTTCAGATAGCGCTGAGCCTTGGGTGCGTAGATAAAAATATTGAGGCAGTTATATTGCTTCAAAATATAATCCGCGCAGCGTCCTACAAAAATGGCCGGTCCCTTAGCCGCCAGATTTTGAATGATCTTGGCCTGTACATCGAACATATTATCTTCGCTCTCATTAGAGCCACCGCCAAGAGGAAACGCCATGCGGCTGAACTTGGAACTGACGCTTTCATCCTGGTCGCTGGCCTGAGACAGCGGGATGTTCATCTGCTTGGCAGTCTCCTCCACGATATCCCGGTCATAATATTCAATTTGGAGAATCTCCGCCAGTTTGATGGCAATGGGACGACCCAGACTGCCAAACTGGCGATTAATGTTGATATAGCTGTGTTCCATATTGGCACTCTCCTT contains the following coding sequences:
- a CDS encoding conserved hypothetical protein (Evidence 4 : Homologs of previously reported genes of unknown function) encodes the protein MEHSYININRQFGSLGRPIAIKLAEILQIEYYDRDIVEETAKQMNIPLSQASDQDESVSSKFSRMAFPLGGGSNESEDNMFDVQAKIIQNLAAKGPAIFVGRCADYILKQYNCLNIFIYAPKAQRYLNCVNSLGMSPTEAKKMIEKVDKARDRYWIKYAKHLPSDPEYTHLMMDSSLFGVTGTAELLASIVKEHFSSEIFRPNVV